From a region of the Neisseria subflava genome:
- the pilC gene encoding PilC family type IV pilus tip adhesin: MKKEHIMQNAPSGRHRLIHASVASALALISISVQANTQQFAQTPFYLQNKTDVSGQPKVKHNIMFLIDDSGSMQWNVQGKETPVLADKRITITKEALKSVLQEYGKKQQFQWGLQTLHNNGGTDIPDKEGFTDDWQDVQKRVDGIDPGHATPITRRYYEVVKNFVMPNIKYRCQKSYVIVMSDGDANMSCSNQSYGEDPSKSRNTNFNYDRDYYYSGYYRAIEHSADTPAYRYFGPSEAKAYENNHKQGEKFGYFDLPIYDPTQEIPEAKKKFQCQNTRYRKDASGNWVFLPDYKNGKPEVEGIGEIIVPYWDRNYKDEKRGMRFFSQTLAEKDIKPAIEPTKRLDDAGKSWDGDPSDPKGVDYSKQLVQTFTVGFGEGISEVGREYLKNGASRPDWYFNAEKKEDLLEAFKTIIDNIETDSKIMKFEGAASTAPATTSMGIPDMAATVHLNTGSWSSQLRFYKLNRDGTPINTTEFVQPSFNNRLTLVNDGSKTYFIDRVADNEASNADFGISDGSAKDKLEWKNALLKWTGRAGSDEAIKADAEAKGYNQSYRIRPTDPNDPNKDERNLGDILDGSVATIGDKRDNRQEFLVAAANDGMVHIFRNGTSSNPYDLKLSYIPAAMEREDNQGQATTLGKVLKDIARDGYGSSTPHRYMVNGGFVLRQTPDKKQTFMFGAMGQGGRGAYALDIGAVANSDRSGWNTTVPLFETKKGSDNKLGYTIGSTQIGRVSIKRDTTPVNLESNVRYAGFLASGYRTEDVNSEDNDTALYVYDMTGKEAGTKNTGDQVSKAGELFRDKKIPAPNGKGGLSTPTLVDTDFDGIVDIAYAGDRYGNMFRFDLRGKTPSEWSAQMIFQGSGNQPITSAPAVSRRSKDKYVVIFGTGSEIYQNELTNTNGQINAVYGIYDDVSTDAVLAKSSELEQQTRESVDEHIYVSDNKVGEGKKGWSLTLGPNERVTVKPTMILRTAVLTIRKYETKTIHTDSSSTDVCLPDSTSTQTTAKTIILGVNAENGGRLGLRDARISSKDRQFIKRENNGQIYYANGMTFDGVINFTYMNSSKADDSPVTADGDSGGTGTDKELNATPSVPNNKCFATKGDRSLLSNQLDSLEVQGRTCGLKRISWRELFF; encoded by the coding sequence ATTCATGCAAGCGTCGCTTCCGCTTTAGCGCTCATCAGCATTTCCGTTCAGGCAAATACGCAGCAATTTGCCCAAACTCCTTTTTACCTGCAAAACAAAACCGACGTCAGCGGCCAACCCAAAGTCAAACACAATATTATGTTTTTGATTGATGACTCGGGCAGTATGCAATGGAATGTGCAAGGTAAGGAAACACCTGTATTGGCTGATAAAAGAATAACGATTACCAAGGAGGCTCTAAAGTCAGTATTGCAGGAGTATGGCAAAAAACAACAATTCCAGTGGGGTTTGCAAACCCTGCATAATAATGGTGGTACTGATATTCCAGATAAGGAGGGCTTTACCGATGATTGGCAGGACGTTCAAAAGAGGGTAGATGGTATTGATCCCGGTCATGCTACGCCAATCACGCGTCGCTACTATGAAGTAGTCAAAAACTTTGTGATGCCCAACATCAAATACCGTTGTCAGAAGTCTTATGTGATTGTGATGTCGGACGGTGATGCCAATATGAGTTGTAGCAATCAGAGTTATGGGGAGGATCCGAGTAAGTCGCGTAATACCAACTTTAACTACGATAGAGATTATTATTATTCAGGTTATTACCGTGCTATTGAGCATAGTGCAGATACGCCTGCATACCGATATTTTGGGCCGTCTGAGGCAAAAGCTTATGAGAATAATCATAAGCAGGGTGAAAAATTTGGCTATTTTGATTTGCCGATTTATGATCCGACCCAAGAGATTCCGGAAGCGAAAAAAAAATTCCAATGTCAAAATACAAGGTATAGAAAAGATGCATCTGGCAATTGGGTTTTTTTACCTGATTATAAGAATGGTAAACCTGAAGTTGAAGGTATTGGCGAAATTATTGTTCCTTATTGGGATAGAAACTATAAGGATGAAAAACGCGGTATGCGTTTCTTTAGCCAGACTTTGGCAGAAAAAGATATTAAACCTGCGATTGAGCCAACAAAGCGTCTAGATGATGCAGGCAAGAGCTGGGATGGTGATCCAAGCGATCCTAAAGGCGTAGATTACAGCAAACAGTTGGTTCAGACTTTTACCGTGGGCTTTGGTGAAGGAATCTCTGAAGTTGGGAGAGAGTATCTGAAAAATGGTGCGAGCCGTCCAGACTGGTACTTTAACGCTGAGAAAAAAGAAGATTTGCTTGAGGCCTTTAAAACCATTATCGACAATATTGAAACTGACAGCAAAATAATGAAATTTGAAGGGGCAGCTTCAACTGCGCCGGCAACGACCAGTATGGGTATTCCCGATATGGCAGCAACGGTTCATTTAAATACCGGCTCTTGGAGCAGTCAGTTGCGGTTTTATAAATTAAACCGCGATGGTACGCCTATTAATACGACTGAGTTTGTTCAGCCATCATTTAATAACCGTCTTACTTTGGTTAATGATGGCAGTAAGACCTATTTCATCGATAGAGTTGCAGATAATGAGGCTTCAAACGCCGATTTTGGCATTTCAGACGGCAGTGCGAAAGATAAGTTGGAATGGAAAAATGCATTGCTGAAATGGACTGGCCGAGCAGGTAGTGATGAAGCCATCAAAGCGGATGCAGAGGCAAAAGGTTATAACCAGTCTTATCGTATCCGTCCAACTGACCCTAATGATCCAAATAAAGATGAACGTAATTTGGGCGATATTTTAGACGGTTCGGTTGCGACTATTGGCGATAAGCGCGACAACCGTCAAGAGTTTTTGGTCGCCGCTGCCAATGACGGCATGGTACATATTTTCCGTAATGGTACGTCTAGTAATCCTTATGACTTGAAACTAAGCTATATTCCGGCAGCTATGGAGCGCGAGGACAATCAAGGTCAAGCAACAACTTTGGGTAAAGTTCTGAAAGATATTGCACGCGATGGCTATGGCTCCAGTACGCCACACCGCTATATGGTCAATGGTGGCTTTGTTCTCCGTCAAACGCCTGATAAGAAGCAAACCTTTATGTTTGGTGCGATGGGTCAGGGTGGACGCGGTGCGTATGCGTTGGATATTGGTGCGGTAGCTAACAGTGATCGTAGTGGTTGGAATACGACTGTGCCTTTGTTTGAAACAAAAAAAGGCTCTGACAATAAGCTCGGTTATACCATTGGTTCGACACAAATCGGCCGTGTTTCCATCAAGCGCGATACCACTCCGGTTAATTTGGAATCTAATGTGCGTTATGCGGGTTTCTTGGCTAGCGGCTATCGTACTGAGGACGTGAATAGTGAGGATAATGACACAGCTTTATATGTCTATGATATGACAGGTAAAGAAGCGGGCACAAAAAATACTGGTGATCAGGTTTCTAAAGCCGGTGAACTTTTTAGGGATAAAAAAATTCCTGCACCAAATGGCAAAGGTGGGCTTTCTACACCAACTTTGGTGGACACTGATTTTGATGGCATTGTCGATATTGCCTATGCAGGCGACCGTTACGGCAATATGTTCCGCTTCGACTTAAGAGGTAAAACCCCGTCTGAATGGTCGGCACAAATGATTTTCCAAGGTTCGGGTAATCAACCGATTACGTCTGCGCCTGCGGTATCACGCCGCAGTAAAGATAAGTATGTCGTTATTTTTGGTACGGGTAGCGAGATTTATCAGAATGAATTGACCAATACCAATGGACAAATCAATGCCGTTTACGGTATTTACGATGATGTATCTACTGATGCAGTTTTGGCGAAAAGTAGTGAGTTGGAACAGCAAACCAGAGAAAGTGTCGACGAACACATTTATGTCAGCGACAATAAGGTTGGTGAAGGCAAAAAAGGCTGGAGTCTGACTTTAGGTCCGAATGAACGTGTGACTGTCAAACCGACGATGATTTTGCGTACAGCTGTTCTGACCATTCGTAAGTATGAAACCAAAACAATTCATACTGATTCTTCCAGTACCGATGTTTGTTTGCCGGACAGTACATCCACACAAACGACTGCAAAAACGATTATTCTGGGCGTAAATGCCGAAAACGGCGGCCGTTTGGGCTTGCGTGATGCGCGTATCTCCAGTAAGGATCGTCAGTTTATCAAGCGCGAGAATAATGGCCAGATTTATTACGCCAACGGTATGACTTTTGATGGCGTTATCAACTTTACTTATATGAATTCCAGTAAAGCCGACGATTCTCCGGTAACTGCCGATGGCGATAGTGGCGGCACGGGTACGGATAAGGAGCTGAACGCTACGCCGAGCGTGCCAAACAATAAATGTTTTGCAACCAAAGGTGATCGCAGTCTCTTGTCTAACCAATTGGACAGTCTGGAAGTTCAAGGCCGTACATGCGGACTCAAACGTATCAGCTGGCGTGAATTGTTCTTTTAA
- a CDS encoding LytR/AlgR family response regulator transcription factor codes for MPSAIIVEDEVLAAERLRVLLEECNVVLLNVFHHAMPALEWLSVHEVDIVFADIGMPEIDGLEFVERIKRTAKRQPEIVFTTAYEEHALRAFELAAADYLLKPIKMTRLQTALDRIIEKNREKADSFTHFKVYNRERMVEIPWQQARYLMAEHKTVYLFTGDGHSYELPKTLVYWEELLGDKVIRIHRNALVFRHTLDSLIRLDDDENDESASTWGAKILDIPTPLPVSRRQLSTLRKIIKNSI; via the coding sequence ATGCCAAGTGCCATTATTGTAGAAGACGAAGTATTAGCAGCAGAACGCTTACGTGTATTATTGGAAGAGTGCAATGTCGTACTGCTGAACGTCTTTCACCATGCCATGCCAGCATTGGAGTGGCTGAGCGTCCACGAAGTCGACATCGTCTTTGCCGACATCGGCATGCCGGAAATCGACGGTCTCGAATTTGTCGAACGCATTAAGCGTACCGCCAAGCGCCAGCCGGAAATTGTATTCACCACAGCCTACGAAGAACACGCCCTGCGCGCGTTTGAGCTGGCTGCCGCAGACTATCTGCTCAAACCGATCAAAATGACCCGCCTGCAAACCGCACTTGACCGCATCATCGAGAAAAACCGCGAAAAAGCAGACAGTTTCACCCATTTCAAAGTGTACAACCGCGAACGCATGGTCGAAATCCCATGGCAACAGGCACGTTACCTGATGGCGGAACACAAAACCGTCTATCTGTTTACCGGCGACGGCCACAGCTACGAATTACCGAAGACCCTAGTTTACTGGGAAGAGTTGCTTGGCGACAAAGTCATCCGCATCCATCGCAATGCCCTCGTATTCCGCCACACCCTCGACAGCCTGATTCGACTGGACGATGACGAAAACGACGAATCCGCATCCACATGGGGCGCTAAAATTCTTGATATTCCGACCCCACTGCCAGTCAGCCGCCGACAACTGTCCACTCTACGGAAAATCATTAAAAACAGCATCTAA
- the gluQRS gene encoding tRNA glutamyl-Q(34) synthetase GluQRS, whose protein sequence is MYIGRFAPSPTGLLHIGSLLTAVASYADACAHQGKWLVRIEDLDPPREMLGAAADILRTLEAFGFEWDGEVAYQSRRYDLYQDTLDRLKAAGLVYPCYCSRKDWQAAATHGADGFVYNGRCRNPQQRPDTQNKTPAWRIQVPDRVIGFSDGIVGHYAQNLAHDIGDFVLLRADGYWAYQLAVVADDADQGITHIVRGQDLLVSTPRQIYLQQCLGIPTPAYAHLPLLTNSQGQKWSKQTLAPALDLTQKEQLLRQVLTYLNLPDAPAVNRPQELLDWAVTHWQMDKIPKSSIITD, encoded by the coding sequence ATGTATATAGGACGTTTCGCCCCCAGCCCTACCGGCCTGCTTCATATCGGCTCCCTACTGACCGCCGTCGCCTCCTATGCCGACGCATGCGCTCATCAGGGCAAATGGCTGGTCCGCATTGAAGACCTTGACCCCCCGCGCGAAATGCTCGGCGCCGCCGCCGACATTTTGCGCACGCTTGAAGCCTTCGGCTTTGAATGGGATGGCGAAGTCGCCTATCAAAGCCGCCGTTACGACCTATATCAAGACACCCTCGACCGCCTCAAAGCAGCCGGGCTGGTGTATCCCTGCTATTGCAGCCGCAAAGACTGGCAGGCGGCGGCAACACATGGCGCAGACGGATTTGTATATAACGGCCGTTGCCGCAATCCTCAGCAAAGACCCGATACGCAAAACAAAACTCCGGCATGGCGCATTCAAGTTCCCGATCGCGTAATCGGTTTTTCAGACGGCATTGTCGGACATTACGCACAAAATCTGGCACACGACATCGGCGATTTTGTCCTGCTTCGTGCCGACGGCTATTGGGCATATCAGCTTGCCGTGGTTGCCGATGATGCCGATCAAGGAATAACCCATATTGTCCGTGGTCAAGATTTGCTCGTTTCCACGCCGCGCCAAATCTATCTGCAACAATGCCTCGGCATTCCCACACCGGCCTACGCCCACCTTCCCCTATTGACCAACAGCCAAGGGCAAAAATGGTCGAAACAAACCCTTGCCCCGGCTTTGGATTTGACTCAAAAAGAACAGCTTCTCCGCCAAGTCCTAACCTATCTCAACCTACCTGATGCACCTGCTGTGAACCGTCCGCAGGAATTGCTTGATTGGGCGGTGACACACTGGCAAATGGACAAAATCCCAAAATCGTCCATTATCACGGACTGA